CAGGCATCGTCTGACTCATTTACCGCTTTTTCGCAGGTGTATGAGTCTTTGATGTCGGGCGCTTTTTGTTTCCAGAAGCAAGGCGTTGCACTGATGGTGCAGGCTTAATGACCCGCGTTGCGCTTGCGGCGACAACGTGATCCTCCTGAGAAACCGGCTGCATTAAACGCAATGGCTTCCCCGATTGGATATCGATAAGCTGTGAATGCGCCTCTTGCGGCGCAAACAAGTGCTGTTCTCCCCACTGTCGAAGTGCCACTATGACCGGAAAAAGCGTTTCTCCCTTAGGGGTGAGCGCGTATTCCTGATAGGCGCTGCCATCAGATGCCGGCCGCACCTCAAAAATGCCGGCTTGCACCAGGTTGCGCAGGCGATCTGTCAGAATACTTCTTGCAATTCCCAGGTCACGTTGAAAATCACTGAATCGGCGTTTGCCATCGAAGGCGTCCCGCACCAGCAGTAACGACCAGCGGTCCCCGACCAGATTTACTGAACGCGCCACGGGACATGTCTCGTCCTGTTTTTTCTGCTGTACGGCCATGTTGATTCCTTGTTTATTGCCTGATGCGTTGGAAAAAAATCAAATCAGTATCATTTTAGTACCAGTTGCCTTATAATCAAACTAGTCTTTATTTGAGACTGGTTTGATTTAGGAGCTGATATGCCTGGATACGAAGAGGCTTGGGAACCGAACTCGGAGCGTCGAATGCCGCGTGCGCTCGTCGCCCTGTTTGCCGGCGCCAGCGGGTTAAGTGTTGCTAACGTCTATTATGCTCAGCCGCTGCTGGATGCTTGGCAGCAGATTTTTCCATCACTCATGCGGCAGTTGGCGGTGTTATCACGTTCACCCAGATCGGCTGTGCGCTGGCTTTGTTGCTGCTGGTGCCGCTGGGCGACCAAATGGATCGGCGTCGCCTGGTGCGCCTCCAGTTAGTCGCGCTGTTTGTCGCGCTACTTGGCGTTGGACTGGCCTGGTCCACCACGGCTTTAATGTCTGGTATGTTGATGGTAGGAATGCTGGGCACGGCAATGACACAAGGATTGATTGCGTATGCCGCCACGGCAGCCGCGCCGGGCGAGCGGGGACGGGTGGTAGGCGCAACCCAGAGCGGCGTCGTCATCGGATTGTTGTCGGCACGGGCGCTGGCCGGGGTAGTCGCGGATCTGGCAAGCTGGCGCGGGGTGTATTTTTTTTCGGCCCTGCTGATGCTAGTGCTGGGCCTGATGTTGCTGCGCGCGCTGCCGGCACAAGCGGCGCCGGTACGGCGGCTATCCTATGGGCAACTGATGCTATCGATGCTTACGCTGTTACGCCAGGAGCGGGTGTTGCAGATTCGCGGGATGATTGCTTTGCTGATGTTCGCCGCTTTCAGCGTTTTCTGGAGTGCGCTGGTTCTGCCCTTAAGTGCGCCACCGTACTCTTTTTCACATACCGCTATCGGCGCATTCGGCCTGGTGGGTGTGGTAGGTGCTTTGGGCGCAGCCCGCGCAGGGCACTGGGCAGACCGGGGTTTTGCGCAAAGGGCTAGTGGACTCGCACTCATTCTGCTGCTGGTGTCGTGGTTGCCCCTGTCGTTGATATCTCACTCTCTGTGGTGGCTCATAATCGGGATCATTGCCTTGGATCTGGGTGGTCAGGCCATTCATGTGACGAATCAAAGCATGCTTTTCAACACACAAGTGCAGGCCCATAGTCGCCTGGTAGGGTGTTATATGCTGTTTTATTCAGTCGGCAGCGGCCTGGGTGCCATTGCTGCGACCGCTGTCTATGCGGAGTTCGGCTGGCAAGGCGTTTGTTGGTTGGGAGCAGGCATGAGTGGAGTGGCGCTGGCATTCTGGGCTTTGACTTTGCGCTATATGCCGGATAACGCATCTGCCTGTGCCCGCCGACCGCCGCATTCGTGTGCCGCGATCTGACCGCATTGCTGCTTCTGCAGATGTCATGACATACTCTTGTGCAGCCATTGCGTTGCCAGCTGGCTTGCCATGTCAATACTGTTATGCTGGCCGGCCCAGGCTCGGTACCGCCCGGGCGCAGCGTCTTTTGCTGGATGTGTCTGGACGGTTATCGCCCGGTTTTGCTGCTCGCGGCCAAAGCCAGGCATAACCAGCCCGCCAGAAAACATAAGCCGCCGATAGGTGTAACGGCCCCTAACCATTTTACGTTGGTCAGTACCAGCACGTACAGGCTGCCGCTGAAAATAACAATACCTGCTGCAAAAAGCCGGCCGGTCCAGCGCAGGGCGCTTTCGTTGATATGGGCGGCCAGGCCCACCAACATCAAGATCGCCAGCGTATGGATAAGCTGATAGAGTACGGCGGTGTGCCAGATGGGCAGCAACGCCGGGTCCACATGGTTTTTCAGGCCATGGGCACCGAATGCACCGGCGGCTACGCCGATAAAACCGCTGATGGCGGCACCGCGAATTAAAGCAGAGAAGGTAGTCATAGGGCAATGTGTTGGAATATATCTGGGCCGACCGCATGTTTTTTTTGCGATGATGGTGTATTGTAAATGTTTGCGCACACTGTGATGTCTGTTGCGGTGATGCATATACGATTGTTTCCCGGAGTTCCCGTTTACTATGTCAACCGCTTCTGAACGCCTGCAGCAATTGCGCATCGCAATGGCTGCTCAGCATATTGATGCCTACCTCATTTTGTCTGCAGATCCCCACCAGTCTGAATATCTTCCGGAGTACTGGCAGGGGCGACGCTGGCTCAGCGGTTTTACCGGGTCTGTCGGTACCGTGGTCGTCACCAGCGATTTTGCCGGGCTGTGGGTGGATTCGCGCTATTGGGAGCAGGCGGAAAAGCAGCTAGACAATAGTGGTCTGACGTTGATGAAACAGGGACAGGCCGATGTGCCAGTGTCAACGCATGGCTTGAAGCGCATCTTGCAAACCGGCAGGTCGTTGGGGTAGATGGTCACGTGCTCAGCCTGAAAGCGGCGCAGGAGTTGCGCCAGTCTCTGACGCGCAGCGACAGCATATTGAAAACCGATAGCGACTTGCTGGCGGTAATCTGGCCGGACAGGCCGGGTTTGCCGGCGGCGCCGGTGTTTGAACATAGTGCACCCTTTGCCACACGCAGCCGCCAGCGGAATGTGCAGGCGGTGCGCCAGGCCATGACCCAGGCTGGCGCGCAGTGGCATTTGATCAGCGCGCTGGACGATATTGCCTGGGTATTGAATCTGCGCGGTTCCGACGTTTCCTATAATCCGGTCTTTCTGTCGCACCTGTTGATCGGACCAGACAGCGCTGTTCTTTTCGTCGATAAGACAAAATTGGTTCCCGAATTGATCGCCCGACTTGCCGCCGATGGTGTCACTGTAGAGGGATACGATGATATTCAGGGTGCATTAACGGCATTGCCCCACGAGGCGCTACTGGTTGACCCGGCGCGGACAACAGTGGGGTTGCTTGCCCATGCTCGTTCGGTCTCATTGATCGAAAAACTCAATCCTTCGCAACGCTTCAAATCCGTCAAAAACCAGGCCGAGATTGCGAATGTGAGACAGGCCATGGAACAGGACGGCGCGGCAGTGTGTGAGTTTTTTGCCTGGTTCGAAACGGCTATGGAAAATGGCGAACTGGTGACCGAGCTGACGATTGATGAACAGATCACCGCAGCCCGTGCTCGCCAGCCACATTTTGTCTCGCCCAGCTTTTCCACCATTGCCGGTTTCAACGCCAACGGGGCTATGCCACATTACATGGCAACGCCCGAATCATTCTCCGTTATTGAAGGCGATGGCTTGTTGCTGATTGATTCAGGTGGTCAGTATCTGAACGGCACCACCGATATCACGCGGGTGGTGCCTGTCGGTCAGATCGGTGCTGAGCATCGCCGCGATTTCACGCTGGTGCTAAAAGGCATGATTGGACTGGCCGCTGCCGTGTTTCCGGAAGACTATCCGGCACCCTTGCTGGATACGCTGGCACGTGCGCCGCTATGGGCACAGTTACTGGATTTCGGCCACGGGACCGGGCATGGAGTCGGGTATTTTATGAATGTGCATGAAGGCCCGCAAATGATCTCGCATCGCGCCTACCGTTTTCCCGATACCGAGATGAAAGCCGGCATGATTACCTCAGATGAACCCGGCCTGTATCGTCCGGGTCAGTGGGGCATTCGTATTGAAAACCTGATCTGCGCAGTACCGGCGGGCCAGTCAGAATTTGGCAATTACCTTAAGTTTGAAACGCTGACGCTATGCCCGATTGATACGCGCTGTATTGAACGGCAATTGCTGAGTGAGCAGGAGCTGTCTTGGTTGAACGCCTATCATGAAGAGGTTTATCGCCGGTTGGCGCCTCGGGTATCAGGTCACGCGCTGACTTGGCTGCAGACCAGAACCGCAGCGATCTGATCGTGGCGGTCAGCGGCAAGTGATTGGCCAGAATGACAGTCGTCATTATCTGCGATGATAATTTTGGCAGCTAAAATACTAGCGACAACCGGTAAGTGGGATGCCAATACAGTGTGTGTTTATCCCTTACGCTTACCCGTTAGCAATTAGGTGTCGTAAAAAAAAGACCGCCTCCGGTAAAACAGGGGCGGTCCTTTTTTAGGCTCAGACAGATGGCAACGCTTCTACATCTGCCCCATCATG
Above is a window of Advenella kashmirensis WT001 DNA encoding:
- a CDS encoding DUF423 domain-containing protein, whose protein sequence is MTTFSALIRGAAISGFIGVAAGAFGAHGLKNHVDPALLPIWHTAVLYQLIHTLAILMLVGLAAHINESALRWTGRLFAAGIVIFSGSLYVLVLTNVKWLGAVTPIGGLCFLAGWLCLALAASSKTGR
- a CDS encoding winged helix-turn-helix transcriptional regulator; this encodes MAVQQKKQDETCPVARSVNLVGDRWSLLLVRDAFDGKRRFSDFQRDLGIARSILTDRLRNLVQAGIFEVRPASDGSAYQEYALTPKGETLFPVIVALRQWGEQHLFAPQEAHSQLIDIQSGKPLRLMQPVSQEDHVVAASATRVIKPAPSVQRLASGNKKRPTSKTHTPAKKR